Genomic segment of Aliiroseovarius sp. M344:
GAACATAAGTCGCCGTTTAACTTCGCGGTCGACTATCAGGTCTCTCCCGCCATTCACGTTAACGCCTTCTATTTGGCAGGTGATACGATCGGGGCAAATGTCGTCATTCGACTGAACCCGCGCCAACCCATTTCACGTTCCGGAAACGAACGGGCGCCATTGCCGGTCAAACCAAGACCCTCGCGCAGCAATGCAGATGCATGGAGCACTGGCTGGATATCTGATCCAACCAACGAAACCGGTATTCGCAAGGCTGTGGGTGATGCGTTGCACAAAGAAGGGATCACGCTACAATCCCTTGCGCTGGGCTCAACCCGCGCCGAGTTGGAAGTCGACAACCGCAAATACCATTCACAAGCACAGGCTATCGGGCGCACTGCACGGATTTTGACTCATGCCATGCCGCCCTCGGTCGAGACTTTCGTCATAACGCTGGTCGACAAAGGGATACCTCTTTCGACTGTCACCATGCGGCGCAGCGATATTGAGCGTTTGGAACACGCCCCGGCCATCGATATGTTCGATCGCGTGTCTATTGATGAATCCACACCGCGTGCGGTGCGCAGTTCTGAAATGGTTCGCACCGACAGTCGGTTCCGTTGGGCCTTGGCCCCCTATATGGGCTTGAGCTTCTTTGACCCGACCAGCCCCATCCGCGCAGATTTCGGACTGAAGCTGAGCGGGTCATATGAGGTCGCCCCGAACATTTTCCTTTCGGGGGCAATTTCGAAGAGCCTGTGGGGCAACTTGGACGAAGATACGAATGGCAGCTCCTCGGCACTGCCGCCTGTGCGGACGCAGGCCGGGCGATATGCAGCGGAGGGTGATCCTGCGATCTCTCATTTGACCGCAAGCATGTATGGCCGTCCGGGCAAGAACCTCTATAGCCGCGTGACCGTTGGTTACCTTGAAAGCATGTTTGGCGGTGTCTCGGCCGAGGTGCTTTGGAAGCCGGTCGACAGCCAACTCGCGATAGGTGCTGAAGTCGCTTGGGTGAAGCAACGCGCGTTCGATCAGCTGTTCAGTTTCCAAGATTACAGCGTCGTAACCGGGCATGTGTCCGCGTATTATGATTTTGGAAACGGGTTTACCGGCCAAGTTGACGTGGGTCGCTATCTGGCTGGTGATTACGGTGCCACATTGTCCATCGACAGAACCTTT
This window contains:
- a CDS encoding YjbH domain-containing protein — translated: MAVSISRVDFCKLAALGLAAAATPAAAEVGTLTTSYTIYGTPGLIAMPTAEAAADSELAFTYSQFGPNANGTLSFQITPRLSASFRYAKIADFHPVVGDYFDRSFDLRYRVLNESKYFPAVSVGIRDFIGTGIYSGEYVVATKSIGERLRVTGGIGWGRLGSYEPIGNTGSRPPWDFGQGGTVNASQWFKGDLAPFAGVSYKVNDKLTLKAEYSSDAYVQEVAAGVMEHKSPFNFAVDYQVSPAIHVNAFYLAGDTIGANVVIRLNPRQPISRSGNERAPLPVKPRPSRSNADAWSTGWISDPTNETGIRKAVGDALHKEGITLQSLALGSTRAELEVDNRKYHSQAQAIGRTARILTHAMPPSVETFVITLVDKGIPLSTVTMRRSDIERLEHAPAIDMFDRVSIDESTPRAVRSSEMVRTDSRFRWALAPYMGLSFFDPTSPIRADFGLKLSGSYEVAPNIFLSGAISKSLWGNLDEDTNGSSSALPPVRTQAGRYAAEGDPAISHLTASMYGRPGKNLYSRVTVGYLESMFGGVSAEVLWKPVDSQLAIGAEVAWVKQRAFDQLFSFQDYSVVTGHVSAYYDFGNGFTGQVDVGRYLAGDYGATLSIDRTFDNGWKIGGFVTKTNVSAEDFGEGSFDKGIRLSIPFEWAFGTPSRGASNAELRSLSRDGGARLEVDGRLFEWVDEGHGDALASRWGKFWR